A stretch of DNA from Bicyclus anynana chromosome 23, ilBicAnyn1.1, whole genome shotgun sequence:
CTCAGTTTTCGTGCGGCAGTCGTCCTTGTCCTGTTTCTGCTCCGCGCTGTTCAAACTCtctattttgacaatttttattatttcttttgtgtCTTCATCCGGTTTTATGTCTTCTGtcgaaataaacaaaatctatttactcgtatttacaGAACTACCGGAAGCACGTAGACAATAATATAAACTatctctctgccaaatttcattaataaacgttaagcggttttcgatattttgagagtgacctttcgctttgtaaccaacttccaaaaaaggaggcgattatcaattcgtcggattAGCCTTACCTACTATTAGATTGTCAAGCAATAGACAAAATCTCGGAAAACACAATTTTGTATCGTACCATTCACTTCGAATTGATTTAAATAGATGTAGTCCATTGTTACATTGAACCTCGCAAAATTTACTGGGATCTAGTGTAAAAAATGCGTGcccataattttaaaatttttcaatctCACTATTTAATCTTAGTATTTCTTTCTAGGGGTAGGGGGgccgcgggcgaccgctagtgaaaataaataaatagacagatatactttaccctcagactaattattgtataggacctgcctcgcaaggcgttacttttctgccaaagtatatgatcaacgatctaatgcgattataaaaactgtctctatagaatcgatgttaaatagttgtaatcgtgttcgttggttaaagagctccgtaaaaatacctttttgtgtagttgaatggtgtgaAAAACGGGcaataacttctagtttagtataagatatataccaaatctaagcttgttttcttcagaaaatgacagacaattttgttcgtgactatgagtgcgatacaggttcTTCTATAAATGGTCTGAGACTTTACCTGATTCATTGGAGTGGCCATTATCTGGGGATGTGCCATCAATGGTAATGCGCCGGTTGCCTTCGTTGTACAAAAACTGGCCGTTGGACTCGCTGAGTATGTAGTAGAAACTAGAAGCAAATACAatgaaagaagaaaaaagaaagaaagataatttttttattgccaCATTATGGCACACATCACAAATATTTCAGAATAATACaatgcgatatgtggcataacctagaaaaaggtttCAGCTCAGCATATTACCATATGCTCCCCATTCGCAAAGAttatacagcgctgattttcaagTGCCGCCACGAAAACAGACaatataaacccatattcaaaGCTATAAAAACCTAAcctagtaaaaataataataaaaaaaaatcaaatgtaaaaaacaaactttttttttcaaataggtttacaatttcaaatattttttttgatttcggccgtggctagttaccaccaagttaccggcaaaaacgtaccaatccaagccaagcgatttagcgttctgatacgatgtcgggtagaaactgaaaggggtatggattttcatccttcatcacttaacatcaggtgataggaagagaataaaaaaagaggtaCTCGTAGTCGTGAGTCGTgagtagaataaaaataaaataaaaaaatacagtcgACCAATCGTGGCCGAACCAGCAATATTTTGTTACAAGTTTTATCAATTCTCTTACTCAATTACGGGTGATAttcacattcattatttatgttattgtgaaggggaggtatcagtattggtataaataagagggtatttgatgacttgagctcagttgtttgttaggcagcgtggacaccgtcacgctgtcATTAGTCattgattttgtgcaataatgttttggtgtaattattaataatgttttatgttgtaactattgattataaattgtttagtgtgggcaggCAGAACGTGTCGGGCAAGagaggtgagtgtttatgcattctaagtGGATCCCTCAACTCTACACCcacggtcacaagtcctgggacctgttcgaggtgtttcctctaccacaaatgGTAATCGCTGTCGCTGCTACTCTTCACGTCATATATGATTATGATACTCACTCAGACCCTGGCGCAGGAGGTGGCTTTGGCAGCAGCCTCGGCTGCACCGGCAGCGGTGGCGCTGACGGGTTGGCGATCAGCTTCACTGGTACTGGCATCACGTCTGTTTGAGGAAACAATCTTAattaacctcagaccaattaccttttgTCTTACCCCACTGTCAAAAATATGCGATCTTGATCAAACATCTTCATATAAACTGCATCTATACAATCGATGTTTcactgtgttaaaattacacgtgtgtgtgtgtgtgttacgatttaaattttatagttcAGTGTAGTGTGTGTCCTTACACCAATAAGAacactaatgtcaaacaaaggtttgtcagcacaacttaattaacaaatcaaactgtaatgaaaataagaccctagaatggcagagaattaccttgagtgaagtcacgcacatgtgaacgttgtgtgtagggttaaaggtacctttgactgttaacaaacactccccttttccactcaagtcactctccccgcctatcccaagtaacccataaagaattacacaacaagagaagtggacggctcgaacgccacgagcacactgagtctgtaccgcaagtcgttgaaATGCGGCGATAATATACTGTAAACAGACTTTCGCCTTTGTCTTTGTTTATCGGAGATCTGTCTGCACCATAATCAGATCGTGTGGGTCATCTCCAGAGTGTAAGAGTATCCATCCCATTAGTAggagagccgaagaggggatttttgcagttactcgatagcggcagatgaacataagggaacCTTGCACGTTGCTGATTACCTCCATCAAGTATGAgtccttaatattggtgggcaCGTCTAGGGCAACGAAAAAAAGAACtaacttcaaaaatactcaACCAACACGTCAGATTAAGtcaaggtaggtgagttgatagctaaaatgTGTCCATTACGAATATCTGACGTTTTGAgagtaacgtaatggaatgggagggttccaaagttattaaataaattcatttctgTTTTCGGGCCACGctcatatttatatatatatatatNNNNNNNNNNNNNNNNNNNNNNNNNNNNNNNNNNNNNNNNNNNNNNNNNNNNNNNNNNNNNNNNNNNNNNNNNNNNNNNNNNNNNNNNNNNNNNNNNNNNNNNNNNNNNNNNNNNNNNNNNNNNNNNNNNNNNNNNNNNNNNNNNNNNNNNNNNNNNNNNNNNNNNNNNNNNNNNNNNNNNNNNNNNNNNNNNNNNNNNNGGACTGCCGCGGCCGACCGCGCCGCCATTTTGGCAGCCCGTCTAAGCAGTTGCCCGCGTTATTGAGCGCGCGCTGTGCCTGTTGCAGACATTATTCATGTAATGTCCACAGATTAAGGATAATGGGCAGATATAGCGCACGGAACAGGACGGTGTCGTAGCctttccaaatacaaaatacaaaaacgaatacattctagAGTCAGTACCACACGAAGCGTCAGTAATTTCAATAATactcaagaaaaatggcgtcttatgttttttaaatattttaaaaactgttcacaaaaactaaagaaatactttatattggtaaatattgattaatatattaatttacgtaattattgttagtgttaaattttgaaatacaaattatgaaaaaagtttctatatGCGGTTTTATaagtttctatatatatattttaaggaGACGGGTGACGTTTcctttttttatgggtttcatcttattataattattaacaaagcCTAAAggcaaaattcatttatttcaattaggcttagtttgtttacaagcacttttgaaaggtcaagattatttcataatttaatttaatttaatggttgtaacatttacacaaaaccttgacaaaatCTATGCCTGAACCTTCCTCATGAATCACTCGTCTATTGGCGAAACCCACATGTAATTCCGTGTAGGGTTCAAGATTatcgcaaacagacagacaccgGGATagtattgtttaataataaatacaaaaatagcaAAACGCTACTTTGTtacaatttgtatttgtattataatgttttaacaACTCTGGAagtgtattgtatatatatgtttgttgcaataaagttatttcattaaatatttgtaGTTACCTCGCTATCATTTTTGGGTGCGATGGGCGTAGGCTGTTTGAAAATGGCTGTCTTCTCGGGGACAGTCGTGGGGACAGCGGCGAGCCCCTGCGGCTGCGGCGTCGCGATTGCTGGCTGcttctgaatatttttttaaatctttataagttagccctcgactacaatctcatctgatggtaaggaATAATGCAATatgagatggaagcggtctaacttccttgttaggagtaggaaaaTCCATACCacaaaaacatgtaaatatCTAATATATTTCCAGGAGTTGCTAGGCACGCGCGGTATGCTAAGAGTGGCCAGTAACACGGTTGACAGTTGGCGTTTCTGCCCTCTGACACAAGATTGAGTTTCATTATTCGAAACAATTTGTGGTGTTGAACATAAAATGTCGTGCAATCGGAGTTTTAAAACTAAGTTTGGTTTGCCACTGACATCCGGTCGCACTCTAGACGTTGAAGCCAAAGTGTCGCCattgacctcagaccaattatagaacgACCAGTACCGCCCTCATCAATTTTCTgacattttttgaggaaaacgagaTTAGATCTGGTACatatcttgtactaaactagCTGTATTTGCCTGATTTTActccattcaactacacaaaaaggtatttttaaccgacgaccacgattacaactatgaaacatcgattttataatagcatttttataatagcagtttttataatagcattGTATCGTTGATCAGACAAGTTATGTCtatcgaggcaggtcctatacaataattggtctgagtcatTGGAAGTACGAGAATGTAGTTAATTGTATTCAGCCTGCATCAGTACTTGATATTGTGGAGACGAGTCACACACAATACATACTTGCACCCAAATATCTTATACTATTaggcgcgtcgaaactgagacgAACAAAAGTTaactgtcttaatttcatttagtcttgtaaacaatgaaagttatctAGACAAATAATGCCTAaacattgtctacaatgtcgagttgtgtgttttagtataaaaactttatatacataaaattgtgcatgtgtgcgctcagtggagtagctaaatacTGATAaaattttgcggtgattttgtatataacatatgtaataatataaagtgtTTGTTCGTACCTGTTTGTTCTTCGGCGGCAGCGGGCACACGTGGGCGCACTCGCagcgcgcgggcgcggcgggcgcggcgtgcGCGTTGCCGGCCAGCGCCAGCAAGCGCTTCAACCTGCAGGTGAATTAACTATTGTAACAACCCATAGGCCTTAGATGCGGACTCAGACGAATAATATagggacctgtctcgctagacgttaccgtcaaagtatatgatcaatgagtCATGCGTCcataaaaactgtttatatatgactagcggacgcccgcgactacgttcCGCGTGAAAATAGATGTAaacattcaacccctatttcacacctttcagaaccgattttgataattctttcaccgatagaaagccaagttatttgcgagtgtcgtaGGCGATTTTTTTACACCGTGTTCtttcgggaacaggaactatgtgggtgaaaacGTGGGGCGTCTATTAGCggcatttttgcgtcttttagaaattttgtattatctccgaaactatataactaattaacatactgtaataggcaaatcttatctctataatatcctcttgattattaagtaattcattttgataaggatttaagtttagttgtgtaaataatgacgtaaaccttagtataagatttaaataatttattaaagtaaaaaaaaggtactatatctgctaaaatatagaattaagatatatgctgtcgcgacactcTTGTAGGAAAtaatgtgttctgcaaagttgtagtacattaagttattctaacatcaatagtttttgcaacgcacgccatgtaaacaaaaccTTTGTACACCTTGGATTActaattgattatattaattgattacctTGGATTACATTATCGGAGAGGAAAAAATAGATGAACACACGAACATTCGTATTAGGGCAGACTTTTTTTCTATACGAGCATACGGAACACTAAAAGTAGAATATGTAATATAAACCCACCTGTCGCTGATCAGCGCGAACCCATCGGGGGGCGGCTCAGAAGTGGGATTGTTGATGAGCTTGTGCACTAGCTTCAGCGTGCCCGCTGACTTGTGGTCGGGGGACGATAGCTGCTCGCCTGCAAAGTCAACATTcgtttataatatacaattaggTACTCATGTTCTGGCGTATTTGGTATTGCTGTGGTACTCAACGGAGGTCCTATGGTGGATTCTCGGATCTGACCTAAATGCAGGCGTTtgtcgtggctaattaccaccctaccggcaaagacataccaagCGATATAAAATCGTGCAAAAACTGTCAGAGGTATGAGTTAAAACTTATATATCTTCCAAGTAAGTCCGCTCTCATCTCAAACTGCATCAACTctatgagatcgcagtcaagggcacAAGGTCGttgaatacttatttttttaatcgtcaATAGATTCGGTATTTTTTATACACTACCAGTAATAGCAATCGTTATAAGCTCGTAGAGAAGTGTGAAACTTGACAATATTCTTCTTCTGTTAGCCAAAATTGCAGTTTTTAAATACACGTATATTCTATACCTCAGCTTTTTGATACTTACACAACAACAAAACTTAAATACTGTAAGTGATAATGTAAATCTGAAAAGAGAACCTTAAAAACTCcatgtttttgtaataatttattatcagtCTTACTTACTCTTCCTCTCATCTCCCGACATGCCGTCGTTGCTGTCCTGACTGAAAGTGTTTTTGGGAGAGAATATGTCcatatcgctctctctcttCTCTCTTTCGTCTTCTACAGAGCTGTCTCCCTTGTCCGGAGTCTTATTGCCCTTTTCTCTCTTGTCTAAATGTTTGTCCTTGTCTATCGGGTcaggtttttgaattttcgcTGGTTGGGGTAAAGGAGGGGTGGGGATCGCCCACCAATAGTCGAGCTCTAGTTTAGAACGGTTGCCGAACTGAAAAAGATCCACGTAAACAGGATTATTTCAAGTGGGTTAAAGTCGCTGCATATGGATCGGAATTAGGGAGCGGACCGGACGGCGACGGGATGTGTTGACACAAACATGAACAAGAGTACGCAATATCGTTTTGTTTAGATAATTACGCGCATCACTACTTTGTTCTCCGAAGCCTAAAAAGCAACTGTGCAAACACAGCAAATAGAACGGCACGGGACGTACTAAATAATGACATTGTCAGTATTTTTTCCATGCCACGTCTCGTCCGTGCCTCacgatattattaaaattgtcgTCCAGATCttacaaaacacaaaacaaagTATGTATGTAGGAActtttagtttacaagtacatACGTTTGAAATCAACTATTTATAGAGACtttaccactggttcggaaggcaggttctgctaagaatCGACCAGAAACTAAATTCAACTTATGATGAAACTTACCATCAAATAAAGATCACCAATAGTAAGATCTCCAGCATCATAAGCACTCCAGCCCTTCTTAATTTGTCGAATAGCTAAATCCATATCAAAATCAGGCTTGGCTTCTTCCTCCTTTTCCTCACATTTTGAGTCATCAGGCTTGGTATCTTCGGGGATTTCTTCAATTTTTGAGTCATCGCTTTTCACTTCGACAGTTTTTGATTCATCACAGTGCTTCTCAAGGATTAACTTGAAGACGTTACCACCGCGTTGCTGTGGTCGAACTATACGGAACTTCACCTGTGAAATAATTTAAGCCGTTGATTTATAAAgaacatcatcatctccttttcaTTTCAAACTTAAGTGGGATCGAgtcaaaatatgtaaatttctTCCATTCTCTTTTATTACACACAGATTTGCTCATCCACACACTACAACCATGTCTTTTTCCTTCCCCTCCTCTTGTGTGCttcaacattttttacattctgcAATTTTATCATTCTTCTGCCAATATGACTTTTGTCAATCAGATCACATTTCTATTTTATCCAGATCACATTTCCACATCAAGCTAAACTTTTACTCCTCAAATTGATTATCTCctcatatttatttgtttttgaaaaactaagcAAACAGCAACATTTTCTCAAAGaactaaaaaaaaggaaattttataattaaataagatCATTTTAACCATTTATTCAAGATTTGTAATAAGTCAATATAATTATTGTCGTTTTGATATGGGCTTACCTTTAGATTTTTAAACTTCCTCTCCTTCTGACTCTTATCAGCTTTCCCATCACTTTCATTATCTGTATCGCTTTTAGTGTACTTCTCATCGTCCTCCATTTCAGAGAAACTGTCTTTTTCTCTTTCCGACATATCTTTATCGTGTATGTCTTTGTCTCTTTCTGGCACGTCTGTTTCTTCTTCTGCCGTTTCTTCAGATTTTAGTTCTTTTTCGTCTTCTGTGCTTGGTTTTTCTTCATCTTCTTGGTTATGTTTGTAATGTGCCATCAGTTCTATGCCATCGATGGCGGTTTCGTCTATGTCGAGTTTTGTGGGATCTTCTAATTTCATCTTTTTTTCTGCTTCTTTGTCTTTATCTGTGTTGCTGTCTTTCCTTTGGCGCTTTGGAGTGCGtattttaactgtattaagAATGGCTTTCGtaagttattaaattaagtacatAGCTTTAAACGAGCAATTATTGTGTATTTCATAAAACTGATGGGATGATGGGGCTTTGGGAGCAATAAATCGATAtagctaagtttaatttttataatttttacaaaaaaaaatatacgaaacaAAGCTCAGTGCGAAGTACTACAATTTAAACACAGATGCAGAAATAGCGCGATTTAGTGTAAAAGTTACagt
This window harbors:
- the LOC112049074 gene encoding protein cramped (The sequence of the model RefSeq protein was modified relative to this genomic sequence to represent the inferred CDS: added 61 bases not found in genome assembly), yielding MATPSQSAVNTKICTAIAKPGVNKVGVKESAMSPGQQAADEERTELLGSLTTEQQQRTSARVIKKLRLEPPVDKRDVTECETPNKMDEKELLKFPTVKQRMPKALWSADEKSLFFEALNEYGKDFDAITAYICAKMKKKGMPDANLKTKMQVSHFYYRTWHKLSKHVHFDENVKKVAQELYALINYGELRRKLASVNEKTCARLSEMVRLGSMAVRARGKTVKVRTPMCRALKRLNQIAERAGGARVCSRAQVLLRARSAGAWTRVQAAAHNPRAALALPLRTRLAALLRALDRRWKTSNYKNYRLEESIRPKPIDEPSKEVEEFQEVTPREGSEDLESHLQLQTDRVIVEENHLPKKPTLHLGPRPDAQVHLPVLSPSEQLSSQKICFSSYLERMGSQRRDKDNGVKIRTPKRQRKDSNTDKDKEAEKKMKLEDPTKLDIDETAIDGIELMAHYKHNQEDEEKPSTEDEKELKSEETAEEETDVPERDKDIHDKDMSEREKDSFSEMEDDEKYTKSDTDNESDGKADKSQKERKFKNLKVKFRIVRPQQRGGNVFKLILEKHCDESKTVEVKSDDSKIEEIPEDTKPDDSKCEEKEEEAKPDFDMDLAIRQIKKGWSAYDAGDLTIGDLYLMFGNRSKLELDYWWAIPTPPLPQPAKIQKPDPIDKDKHLDKREKGNKTPDKGDSSVEDEREKRESDMDIFSPKNTFSQDSNDGMSGDERKSEQLSSPDHKSAGTLKLVHKLINNPTSEPPPDGFALISDRLKRLLALAGNAHAAPAAPARCECAHVCPLPPKNKQKQPAIATPQPQGLAAVPTTVPEKTAIFKQPTPIAPKNDSEAQRALNNAGNCLDGLPKWRRGRPRQSDRRVVVQRELPLLPKLPPASNVMPVPVKLIANPSAPPLPVQPRLLPKPPPAPGSDFYYILSESNGQFLYNEGNRRITIDGTSPDNGHSNESEDIKPDEDTKEIIKIVKIESLNSAEQKQDKDDCRTKTEQSDIASFLPTESMSLSPSRLLRDAEGWLEGSVQDFSLSSFLGHLEGRPQPELSVDSQLRSLMAESSVDYVAKFADLAAEVTDEADPLADDLN